Sequence from the Candidatus Hepatoplasma crinochetorum Av genome:
AGATATTTGAGTATCAATGGGTGAACCAGATGAAGTTTGAAAAAAAAGAATTCATGATTTAAAACCTTATCAAATTAATAAAAAATTAATGAATAATGCAAAAAAAACAGCAATTTTTATGCATTGTTTACCATCATATCATGATTTAAATACAGATATTGCAAAAGAAATTAGCAAAAAATTTGGACTTAAAGAATTTGAAGTTACTGATGAAGTATTTAGATCAAATCAATCAAAAGTATTTGATGAAGCTGAAAATAGAATGCATACAATAAAAGCAATTATTGCTGCTACTATTTAGTTTTTATATTTTTTAACTTAAAAAAATATAGTTAAATATAAATAAAAAAAGAGGTGAAAATTTATTATGTCGGAAGAGACAGAAATTAAGCCGCTAAAATCTAAAACTGATAATTCAGTTGATGATAGTGGTAAAAAAAAGCGCAAATTTAAAATGCCTTCTGCTTTAATTATAATTTTAGGAATTATTGTTATTGTTACAATTCTTACTTGAGGATTTCAAGGGCAAAGTTATAATTATTATGATCAAAATGGTAATCCTGTTGCTTCTACAGTTACTGCGGTTGGTTTATTTTCAATTCCTGTTTATATAATTGAAGGATTTGCAAATGCTGCAGGAATTATATTTTATTTATTTGTTTTAGGTTGATTTTTAGATGTAGTAATTGGAAGTGGAGCGATGGAAAGTGGGATTAAATCGCTTATTTCTGGATTACATGGAAAAGAAATTATTTTAGTTCCTATAATGTTTTTCTTATTTGCTTTGGGAGGAACAACTTATGGTATGCAAGAAGAAACGTTAGCTTTTTATTTAATTATAATTCCAATGTTTTTACTTGCTGGATTTGATACAGTAACAGGACTTTTAGTAATTCTTTTAGGAACAACAACAGGATTTGCTTCATCTGTAATAAATCCTTTTTCTATTGGTGTTGCGGTAGATTCTATCAATAATGTAAATATAATTATTGATGGCCAAACTATCAATATTACAATGGGTGATGGAATGATTGCAAGATTAATTATGTTTATTATTCTTACTACTGTAGGTTGTATATTTATGACATTATATGCAATGAGAATAAAAGCAAAACCAGAAAAATCATTAACATATAAAACACATAATAATGATGTTGAATGAGCAAAAGAAACTTTTAAAACTTCAACGGCAGAAAATAAGAAAATGAATGGACGACAAAAATGAATTCTTTCAATTTTTGGAATTACATTTTTAATTATGTTTTTAGGAATGTTTCCTTGATATACATTTTTTAATGATGGAATTCCAAGAAATAATATTGATAATGATGGTTGAAATTCATGATTAATTGGGGGAATGAGTACATTTGGAGCTTGAGATTTTCCTGAATTAATTTTATTATTTACTGCTTCTACCATTGTGATTTCTTTAATTGCAAAAATGCGAGGTAGTCAAATAATGGAATCCTTTTGAAGAGGATCAAAAGATATGCTAAGTGTAGCAATTATTATTGCGGTTGCTCGAGCAATTCCTGGAATTTTAGCTGCCTCTGGATTAGATTATTATATTGCTCAAGGAATTGGGGGAGCAATAAGTAATGTAGGAGCATGAGGATGATCATATACAATGTTTATTGTCTTTTTTATCTTTGGATTATTAATTCCTTCTACATCAGGATTAGCAGCAGCAACAATGGGAACATTTTCAATAATAGCATCACAAATTGCATCTTTTAATACAAGTCCAGAACAATTTACACAAATATTAATTGTAACTACTTGTGTTTATGCATTAGCAGTTGGAATGATTAATATGTTTATTCCTACACAAGCTGTTGTTATGCTTTCTTGTGAAAAGGCAAGAGTTCCTTATGGAACGGCTTTAAAACCAATTGGAATTTATCTTGGAATACAATTAGTAGTAACGCTTGCAATAATAATTCCATTATTACAGATTGTTGCAAATAATTACTAATATAAAAAGAAAGAATTAATATTAATAAATATATTATGAAAAATAAACGCATAGTCCTTGCTTTAGGTGGTAATGCTTTAGGTGATACTCCAAAAGAACAACAAGAAGCAGTAAAAAAAACAGCAATTTCTATTGTTGATTTAATTGAAAAAGGATATCAAATTTTAATAGGACATGGAAATGGACCTCAAGTTGGGATGATTTCTTTAGCTTTTGATGAAGCTTCAAAAATTAATAAAAAGATACCAAAATTAGATTTAGTTCTTGCAGGAGCAATGTCTCAAGGTTATATAGGAATTCATTTAAAAAATGCAATTGATAATGAACTTTTAAAAAGAAAAATTAATAAAAATGTTTATGCATTAATTTCACAAGCAATAGTTGATCATAATGATCCAGCTTTTAAAAATCCAACAAAACCAATTGGAGGATTTTATTCAAAAGAAGAATCAAAAGAATTAGCAAAAAATACTACATGAAAATTTATAGAAGATGCTGGAAGAGGCTATCGAAGAGTTGTTCCTTCTCCTAAACCAATTACATTAATGGAAAAAGATTTAATTAATAAAGGATTAGATGCTGGTTTTATTTTAATTGCTGGAGGTGGAGGTGCTATTGCAACTTATAAAGAAAATGATAAATATAATATGATTGATGCAGTAATAGATAAAGATTATACTGCAGAAATAATGGCTGAAATGATTGATGCTGATTTATTTATAATAGTAACTGCAGTAGATGGAATTTATTTAGATTATAATACACCAAACCAAAGAATTCTTTCTAATCCAAAAATAAAGGATTTAAAAAAACTTCTTGATCAAAAAATATTTCCTTCTGGTTCTATGGAACCTAAAGTTGAAACAGCAGTAAAATTTGCTTCTTCCAAAAAAAGCAGAAAATCAATTATTACTTCGCTTGCAAAATTAAAAGAATCTTTAGAAGGAAATAAATATGGGACACATATTGAAAACTAATATTTAATTAATTTTTTATATTATTTTATAGATTAAATATTCTAAAATAATTATTAAATCTAAATTTAATAATTATTTTTTTTATTTAAAGTATATGAGATTAATTTAAAGATAAAACCAATATATAATTATCTTAATAAAAGGAAATAGAATAATGAATCAAAATAAAATTGAAAAAATTATTATATTAATTATTTTGAAAATACAAAAGATGAGAATATTTCTAAATGAATAAAAAAACATTTAAATTCATTGAAAGATTTAAATTTTGAGTTAAATAAATTTAAAGAAGAAAATTTAAAATTAATAAGTAAATTAGATGATCAGATAAATAATAAATTTAATTTAAAAAAAGAAGAAAAAAAACTAAGTAAAATATATTAATTAATGATTTGAATAAATGAAAATTTAAATTTTATTTTTAATATCATATACAATTTATGAATTTATTGTTGATAATCAAATTGATTATTTTTCTGAAATTGAAGAAATTTTTTCAATTTTTATTTCTTTATCTATATTTATAATGATTTTATATTTTTCTTTATTTATTGAAAAAAACAAAAAACAACAAAAAATAAAAAAAGGTTCGGAAAAAAACAATCAAGAAAATAAAAGAATAATATTAGAATGAGATTTTTATAATACGAAGGGAAAAGAAATTATATTAAAAGATAATATTGAAAATTAAAAAGAATTAGATATAAATATGAAAAAAGAAAATAATTAATATAAATAAAAGGAGCAGAAAATTAATTCTGCTCCTTTTATTTATATTACATTCAAATTTTACGTAAACGTTTTCTTAAAATGAATTTTTTAAATACAGGATGAACAATTCCAACTGTTTTTTTTGAATTATATAATTTTCAAGTATATTCAGCTAGTTTCTGTGGGTCTTTTCCTTTACTATTAAAAATTTCAATTAGTGTTTTTTTATTTTCTTTTTCAATATTTGCATTTAGTACTGCTACTTCTGCAAATTCTGTTTTTGTAATACTTGGAGCTAAAACTTTAACTTTTAATTTTGCTTTGCTTTTTTTAAGAATTTTTGTGATTATTTCACTATATACAGATACATAAAATTTAGTAGCTGAATAGATAGATTCTCTTCCTCAAGCCATATATCCTGCTACAGAAGAAACATTGATAATTTGTGATTCTTTTTCTAAATTATCTTTGATAAATAATGTTGTAAGGATTGTAAGGGCTTTTATATTTAAATCAATCATTTGTTCTGCCTTTTTAAGATCAGTATCTCATGGTTTTGCTTCATCACCAAAACCAGCATTATTTACCAAAAGATTAATATCATTTTGCTTGATTTGTTGATAGAATTTATAAACATTTTCTGAAATTGATAAATCATATACATAAACTAAAACTTTTATTTTATATTTATCTTCTAATTCTTTTTTTAAATTATCAAGTAATTCTTTTCTTCTTGCAACAATTATTAAATTATATTTCTCGCTTGCAAATTTTATTGCAATTTCTTTTCCAATTCCAGAACTTGCTCCTGTTATTACTACATATTTCATATTTTCGTTTTTCTTTCTTTTATTTAATTTTTAATAGTATTTTGAAAATACTATCATTGGTGTTAAAACATGATTATAAAGTTGACCTAATACTAATTGACTATTAGTATTAGAATCTCACACATAAACAATATCTCCTAATACATTATTATTTTAATCTAAAAGTAACATAGCATCATCATTTCCTACTTGTTTTTTAATAATATTATCATTTTAATCTTTTTCTTGTTATGTTATTTTTGTAATTGGAAAATTTAAAGTATTTGATTCTCCATTTTCAATTTGTCCATATTGATTTTTCTTCCACAAGCAATAGTTGATCATAATGATCTAGCTTTTAAAAATCCAACAAAACCAATTGGAGGATTTTATTCAGAGCAAGAGGCAAAAAAAATAACAAAAGAGACTGGATGAAAATTTATAGAAGATGCTGGAAGAGGCTATCGAAGAGTTGTTCCTTCTCCTAAACCAATTACATTAATGGAAAAAGATTTAATTAATAAAGGATTAGATGCTGGTTTTATTTTAATTGCTGGAGGTGGAGGTGCTATTGCAACTTATAAAGAAAATGATAAATATAATATGATTGATGCAGTAATAGATAAAGATTATACTGCAGAAATAATGGCTGAAATGATTGATGCTGATTTATTTATAATAGTAACTGCAGTAGATGGAATTTATTTAGATTACAATACACCAAACTAAAGAATTCTTTCTAATTCAAAAATAAAGGATTTAAAAAAACTTCTTGATCAAAAAATATTTCCTTTTGGTTCTATGGGTCCTAAAGTCGAAACAGTTATTAAATTTACTAATTCAAAATTAAATAGAAAATAAATTATTATTTCGCTTGATAAATTAAAAGAATCTTTAGAAGGAAATAAATACAGAATTCATATTGAAAATAATTATTAAATTAATTAATATATGATTTTTATGTATAATTTTTTATAAGAGGTCTTTTATAATGAAAAAAAATTTTATATTTTCGATATTATTATTTTTAATTACATCTTTTTCTTTTAAATCATTTGATTTAATTTTTGATAATAAAAATATAATTGAATCTTTAGATCAAAATGTAAAAGTTTTAGATTATGAAATGGCTGATTCTACTGCTGGTGTTATTGTTGATACAGATAGTGATTATTTGGGAGATACACTTTATATGTGAGGATTAAATAGTCGTGGTCAAATTGGTGATGGAACAACTACACTTGCCACTGATCCAAAAATGATAACTCCAACTGACCAAACAGATTGAGGTGGTAATTTAATTCAATTTGAATCATCACTTTATAATTCAGGTGTAACGGTAGATACTGATTATGATGGCTATGCAGATACAATTTATATTTGAGGAGATAATCAATATCATCAAATATTCAATGATGAAAGTGAAAGTAAAACTATTTTATTTCCTACTCTTGTTTTACCTTCTAGTGGATCTTGAAATGGAAATATTATTGATTTTTTTCTTGGAGACTCATATGTTGGTATTTTATTAGATACTGATTATGATGGATTTGGTGATGATTTATATACTTGAGGTAATAATAATAATGGGGAACTTGGAAATGGAACAACTCAAACAGCTTCTGAACCTGTAGAAATATTTCCATCTGGACAAACTTCTTGAAATGGTAATATAACTGATATTTATGGATATAATTCTACTTTTCTTTTATTAGATACTGACTATGATGGATATGCAGATACTGGATATTCTTGAGGTAATAATAGTAATTATAAATTAGGTATTAATAGTACATCATCAAGTGTTACTACTCCAACAGAAATCGTTTCAAATGGGGGAACTTGAAATGGTAATATCCTTGATGTTTCTTCAAATTCTGATAATTCTATGCTTTTACTTGATACAAATTTTGATGGATATGGAGATGAAGTTTATTTATCAGG
This genomic interval carries:
- the arcC gene encoding carbamate kinase produces the protein MKNKRIVLALGGNALGDTPKEQQEAVKKTAISIVDLIEKGYQILIGHGNGPQVGMISLAFDEASKINKKIPKLDLVLAGAMSQGYIGIHLKNAIDNELLKRKINKNVYALISQAIVDHNDPAFKNPTKPIGGFYSKEESKELAKNTTWKFIEDAGRGYRRVVPSPKPITLMEKDLINKGLDAGFILIAGGGGAIATYKENDKYNMIDAVIDKDYTAEIMAEMIDADLFIIVTAVDGIYLDYNTPNQRILSNPKIKDLKKLLDQKIFPSGSMEPKVETAVKFASSKKSRKSIITSLAKLKESLEGNKYGTHIEN
- a CDS encoding amino acid kinase family protein, translating into MIFLPQAIVDHNDLAFKNPTKPIGGFYSEQEAKKITKETGWKFIEDAGRGYRRVVPSPKPITLMEKDLINKGLDAGFILIAGGGGAIATYKENDKYNMIDAVIDKDYTAEIMAEMIDADLFIIVTAVDGIYLDYNTPN
- a CDS encoding SDR family NAD(P)-dependent oxidoreductase translates to MKYVVITGASSGIGKEIAIKFASEKYNLIIVARRKELLDNLKKELEDKYKIKVLVYVYDLSISENVYKFYQQIKQNDINLLVNNAGFGDEAKPWDTDLKKAEQMIDLNIKALTILTTLFIKDNLEKESQIINVSSVAGYMAWGRESIYSATKFYVSVYSEIITKILKKSKAKLKVKVLAPSITKTEFAEVAVLNANIEKENKKTLIEIFNSKGKDPQKLAEYTWKLYNSKKTVGIVHPVFKKFILRKRLRKIWM
- a CDS encoding YfcC family protein, whose protein sequence is MSEETEIKPLKSKTDNSVDDSGKKKRKFKMPSALIIILGIIVIVTILTWGFQGQSYNYYDQNGNPVASTVTAVGLFSIPVYIIEGFANAAGIIFYLFVLGWFLDVVIGSGAMESGIKSLISGLHGKEIILVPIMFFLFALGGTTYGMQEETLAFYLIIIPMFLLAGFDTVTGLLVILLGTTTGFASSVINPFSIGVAVDSINNVNIIIDGQTINITMGDGMIARLIMFIILTTVGCIFMTLYAMRIKAKPEKSLTYKTHNNDVEWAKETFKTSTAENKKMNGRQKWILSIFGITFLIMFLGMFPWYTFFNDGIPRNNIDNDGWNSWLIGGMSTFGAWDFPELILLFTASTIVISLIAKMRGSQIMESFWRGSKDMLSVAIIIAVARAIPGILAASGLDYYIAQGIGGAISNVGAWGWSYTMFIVFFIFGLLIPSTSGLAAATMGTFSIIASQIASFNTSPEQFTQILIVTTCVYALAVGMINMFIPTQAVVMLSCEKARVPYGTALKPIGIYLGIQLVVTLAIIIPLLQIVANNY